The following coding sequences are from one Rattus norvegicus strain BN/NHsdMcwi chromosome 11, GRCr8, whole genome shotgun sequence window:
- the Dnm1l gene encoding dynamin-1-like protein isoform X6, with product MEALIPVINKLQDVFNTVGADIIQLPQIVVVGTQSSGKSSVLESLVGRDLLPRGTGVVTRRPLILQLVHVSPEDKRKTTGEENGVEAEEWGKFLHTKNKLYTDFDEIRQEIENETERISGNNKGVSPEPIHLKVFSPNVVNLTLVDLPGMTKVPVGDQPKDIELQIRELILRFISNPNSIILAVTAANTDMATSEALKISREVDPDGRRTLAVITKLDLMDAGTDAMDVLMGRVIPVKLGIIGVVNRSQLDINNKKSVTDSIRDEYAFLQKKYPSLANRNGTKYLARTLNRLLMHHIRDCLPELKTRINVLAAQYQSLLNSYGEPVDDKSATLLQLITKFATEYCNTIEGTAKYIETSELCGGARICYIFHETFGRTLESVDPLGGLNTIDILTAIRNATGPRPALFVPEVSFELLVKRQIKRLEEPSLRCVELVHEEMQRIIQHCSNYSTQELLRFPKLHDAIVEVVTCLLRKRLPVTNEMVHNLVAIELAYINTKHPDFADACGLMNNNIEEQRRNRLARELPSAVSRDKSSKVPSALAPASQEPSPAASAEADGKLIQDNRRETKNVASAGGGIGDGGRIGDGGQEPTTGNWRGMLKTSKAEELLAEEKSKPIPIMPASPQKGHAVNLLDVPVPVARKLSAREQRDCEVIERLIKSYFLIVRKNIQDSVPKAVMHFLVNHVKDTLQSELVGQLYKSSLLDDLLTESEDMAQRRKEAADMLKALQGASQIIAEIRETHLW from the exons AGCAGTGGAAAGAGCTCAGTGCTGGAAAGCCTAGTGGGGAGGGACCTTCTTCCCAGAGGGACTGGTGTGGTCACCCGGAGACCTCTTATTCTGCAGCTGGTCCACGTTTCAccagaagataaaagaaaaacaacaggagaagaaaatg gagtTGAAGCAGAAGAATGGGGTAAATTTCTTCACACCAAAAACAAG cTTTACACAGATTTTGATGAAATTCGAcaagaaattgaaaatgaaactgaaagaatttcaggaaataaTAAG GGAGTAAGCCCTGAGCCAATCCATCTCAAGGTTTTCTCGCCCAACGTTGTCAACCTGACGCTTGTGGATTTACCAGGAATGACCAAA GTACCTGTAGGTGATCAGCCCAAGGATATTGAGCTTCAAATCAGAGAACTTATTCTTCGGTTCATCAGTAATCCCAATTCCATTATCCTTGCTGTCACTGCTGCAAATACAGATATGGCAACGTCAGAGGCACTTAAGATTTCCAGAGAGGTAGATCCAGATG GGCGCAGAACTCTAGCTGTAATCACCAAGCTTGATCTCATGGATGCGGGTACTGATGCCATGGATGTATTGATGGGAAGGGTTATTCCAGTCAAGCTTGGAATAATTGGAGTAGTTAACAG GAGCCAACTGGACATTAACAATAAGAAGAGTGTAACTGATTCAATCCGTGATGAGTATGCTTTTCTTCAAAAGAAGTACCCATCTCTGGCCAACAGAAATGGAACAAAGTATCTTGCTAGGACTCTGAATAG GTTACTTATGCATCATATCAGAGACTGTTTACCAGAGCTGAAAACAAGAATAAATGTCTTAGCTGCTCAGTATCAGTCTCTTCTAAATAGCTATGGTGAGCCCGTGGATGATAAAAGTGCTACTTTACTCCAGCTCATTACCAAGTTTGCCACAGAGTATTGTAACACTATTGAAGGAACGGCAAAGTACATTGAAACTTCTGAGCT ATGTGGTGGTGCTAGGATTTGTTATATTTTCCATGAGACTTTTGGGCGAACCTTAGAATCTGTTGATCCACTAGGTGGCCTTAACACTATTGACATCTTGACCGCCATTAGAAATGCTACT GGCCCCCGTCCAGCTTTATTTGTGCCTGAAGTTTCATTTGAGTTACTGGTCAAACGTCAGATTAAGCGTCTAGAGGAGCCCAGCCTCCGCTGTGTGGAGCTGGTCCACGAGGAAATGCAGAGGATCATTCAGCACTGTAGCAACTACAGCACACAG GAACTGTTACGGTTCCCTAAACTCCATGATGCCATAGTTGAAGTAGTGACTTGTCTTCTTCGTAAAAGGTTGCCCGTGACAAATGAAATG gTACATAACTTAGTGGCAATTGAGCTAGCATATATCAACACAAAACACCCCGACTTTGCTGATGCCTGTGGGCTAATGAACAATAACATAGAG gaacaaagaagaaacagactAGCAAGAGAACTACCTTCCGCTGTATCGCGAGacaag TCTTCTAAAGTTCCAAGTGCTTTGGCACCTGCCTCCCAGGAGCCCTCCCCTGCCGCTTCTGCCGAGGCTGATGGCAAG TTAATTCAGgacaacagaagagaaactaAAAAT GTTGCATCTGCAGGTGGTGGAATTGGAGATGGTGGTCGAATTGGAGATGGTGGTCAGGAACCGACAACAGGCAACTGGAGAGGAATGCTGAAAACTTCAAAAGCTGAAGAATTACTTGctgaagaaaaatcaaaaccaattCCAATTATGCCAGCAAGTCCACAAAAAGGCCATGCTGTCAATTTGCTAGATGTG CCAGTTCCAGTTGCACGAAAACTGTCTGCCCGAGAACAGCGAGATTGTGAGGTTATTGAAAGACTCATCAAATCATATTTTCTAATTGTCAGAAAGAATATTCAAGACAG CGTCCCAAAGGCAGTAATGCATTTTTTGGTTAATCATGTGAAAGATACTCTTCAGAGTGAATTAGTAGGGCAGCTGTATAAGTCATCCTTATTAGATGACCTTCTGACTGAATCCGAGGACATGGCACAGCGAAGAAAAGAAGCGGCTGACATGCTGAAG GCATTACAAGGAGCCAGTCAAATTATTGCTGAAATCCGAGAGACTCATCTTTGGTGA
- the Dnm1l gene encoding dynamin-1-like protein isoform X11, which yields MEALIPVINKLQDVFNTVGADIIQLPQIVVVGTQSSGKSSVLESLVGRDLLPRGTGVVTRRPLILQLVHVSPEDKRKTTGEENGKFQSWNPATWKNSRHLSKGVEAEEWGKFLHTKNKLYTDFDEIRQEIENETERISGNNKGVSPEPIHLKVFSPNVVNLTLVDLPGMTKVPVGDQPKDIELQIRELILRFISNPNSIILAVTAANTDMATSEALKISREVDPDGRRTLAVITKLDLMDAGTDAMDVLMGRVIPVKLGIIGVVNRSQLDINNKKSVTDSIRDEYAFLQKKYPSLANRNGTKYLARTLNRLLMHHIRDCLPELKTRINVLAAQYQSLLNSYGEPVDDKSATLLQLITKFATEYCNTIEGTAKYIETSELCGGARICYIFHETFGRTLESVDPLGGLNTIDILTAIRNATGPRPALFVPEVSFELLVKRQIKRLEEPSLRCVELVHEEMQRIIQHCSNYSTQELLRFPKLHDAIVEVVTCLLRKRLPVTNEMVHNLVAIELAYINTKHPDFADACGLMNNNIEEQRRNRLARELPSAVSRDKVASAGGGIGDGGRIGDGGQEPTTGNWRGMLKTSKAEELLAEEKSKPIPIMPASPQKGHAVNLLDVPVPVARKLSAREQRDCEVIERLIKSYFLIVRKNIQDSVPKAVMHFLVNHVKDTLQSELVGQLYKSSLLDDLLTESEDMAQRRKEAADMLKALQGASQIIAEIRETHLW from the exons AGCAGTGGAAAGAGCTCAGTGCTGGAAAGCCTAGTGGGGAGGGACCTTCTTCCCAGAGGGACTGGTGTGGTCACCCGGAGACCTCTTATTCTGCAGCTGGTCCACGTTTCAccagaagataaaagaaaaacaacaggagaagaaaatggtAAATTTCAGAGCTGGa ACCCTGCTACATGGAAAAACTCAAGACACCTTTCTAAAG gagtTGAAGCAGAAGAATGGGGTAAATTTCTTCACACCAAAAACAAG cTTTACACAGATTTTGATGAAATTCGAcaagaaattgaaaatgaaactgaaagaatttcaggaaataaTAAG GGAGTAAGCCCTGAGCCAATCCATCTCAAGGTTTTCTCGCCCAACGTTGTCAACCTGACGCTTGTGGATTTACCAGGAATGACCAAA GTACCTGTAGGTGATCAGCCCAAGGATATTGAGCTTCAAATCAGAGAACTTATTCTTCGGTTCATCAGTAATCCCAATTCCATTATCCTTGCTGTCACTGCTGCAAATACAGATATGGCAACGTCAGAGGCACTTAAGATTTCCAGAGAGGTAGATCCAGATG GGCGCAGAACTCTAGCTGTAATCACCAAGCTTGATCTCATGGATGCGGGTACTGATGCCATGGATGTATTGATGGGAAGGGTTATTCCAGTCAAGCTTGGAATAATTGGAGTAGTTAACAG GAGCCAACTGGACATTAACAATAAGAAGAGTGTAACTGATTCAATCCGTGATGAGTATGCTTTTCTTCAAAAGAAGTACCCATCTCTGGCCAACAGAAATGGAACAAAGTATCTTGCTAGGACTCTGAATAG GTTACTTATGCATCATATCAGAGACTGTTTACCAGAGCTGAAAACAAGAATAAATGTCTTAGCTGCTCAGTATCAGTCTCTTCTAAATAGCTATGGTGAGCCCGTGGATGATAAAAGTGCTACTTTACTCCAGCTCATTACCAAGTTTGCCACAGAGTATTGTAACACTATTGAAGGAACGGCAAAGTACATTGAAACTTCTGAGCT ATGTGGTGGTGCTAGGATTTGTTATATTTTCCATGAGACTTTTGGGCGAACCTTAGAATCTGTTGATCCACTAGGTGGCCTTAACACTATTGACATCTTGACCGCCATTAGAAATGCTACT GGCCCCCGTCCAGCTTTATTTGTGCCTGAAGTTTCATTTGAGTTACTGGTCAAACGTCAGATTAAGCGTCTAGAGGAGCCCAGCCTCCGCTGTGTGGAGCTGGTCCACGAGGAAATGCAGAGGATCATTCAGCACTGTAGCAACTACAGCACACAG GAACTGTTACGGTTCCCTAAACTCCATGATGCCATAGTTGAAGTAGTGACTTGTCTTCTTCGTAAAAGGTTGCCCGTGACAAATGAAATG gTACATAACTTAGTGGCAATTGAGCTAGCATATATCAACACAAAACACCCCGACTTTGCTGATGCCTGTGGGCTAATGAACAATAACATAGAG gaacaaagaagaaacagactAGCAAGAGAACTACCTTCCGCTGTATCGCGAGacaag GTTGCATCTGCAGGTGGTGGAATTGGAGATGGTGGTCGAATTGGAGATGGTGGTCAGGAACCGACAACAGGCAACTGGAGAGGAATGCTGAAAACTTCAAAAGCTGAAGAATTACTTGctgaagaaaaatcaaaaccaattCCAATTATGCCAGCAAGTCCACAAAAAGGCCATGCTGTCAATTTGCTAGATGTG CCAGTTCCAGTTGCACGAAAACTGTCTGCCCGAGAACAGCGAGATTGTGAGGTTATTGAAAGACTCATCAAATCATATTTTCTAATTGTCAGAAAGAATATTCAAGACAG CGTCCCAAAGGCAGTAATGCATTTTTTGGTTAATCATGTGAAAGATACTCTTCAGAGTGAATTAGTAGGGCAGCTGTATAAGTCATCCTTATTAGATGACCTTCTGACTGAATCCGAGGACATGGCACAGCGAAGAAAAGAAGCGGCTGACATGCTGAAG GCATTACAAGGAGCCAGTCAAATTATTGCTGAAATCCGAGAGACTCATCTTTGGTGA
- the Dnm1l gene encoding dynamin-1-like protein isoform X8: protein MEALIPVINKLQDVFNTVGADIIQLPQIVVVGTQSSGKSSVLESLVGRDLLPRGTGVVTRRPLILQLVHVSPEDKRKTTGEENGKFQSWNPATWKNSRHLSKGVEAEEWGKFLHTKNKLYTDFDEIRQEIENETERISGNNKGVSPEPIHLKVFSPNVVNLTLVDLPGMTKVPVGDQPKDIELQIRELILRFISNPNSIILAVTAANTDMATSEALKISREVDPDGRRTLAVITKLDLMDAGTDAMDVLMGRVIPVKLGIIGVVNRSQLDINNKKSVTDSIRDEYAFLQKKYPSLANRNGTKYLARTLNRLLMHHIRDCLPELKTRINVLAAQYQSLLNSYGEPVDDKSATLLQLITKFATEYCNTIEGTAKYIETSELCGGARICYIFHETFGRTLESVDPLGGLNTIDILTAIRNATGPRPALFVPEVSFELLVKRQIKRLEEPSLRCVELVHEEMQRIIQHCSNYSTQELLRFPKLHDAIVEVVTCLLRKRLPVTNEMVHNLVAIELAYINTKHPDFADACGLMNNNIEEQRRNRLARELPSAVSRDKLIQDNRRETKNVASAGGGIGDGGRIGDGGQEPTTGNWRGMLKTSKAEELLAEEKSKPIPIMPASPQKGHAVNLLDVPVPVARKLSAREQRDCEVIERLIKSYFLIVRKNIQDSVPKAVMHFLVNHVKDTLQSELVGQLYKSSLLDDLLTESEDMAQRRKEAADMLKALQGASQIIAEIRETHLW, encoded by the exons AGCAGTGGAAAGAGCTCAGTGCTGGAAAGCCTAGTGGGGAGGGACCTTCTTCCCAGAGGGACTGGTGTGGTCACCCGGAGACCTCTTATTCTGCAGCTGGTCCACGTTTCAccagaagataaaagaaaaacaacaggagaagaaaatggtAAATTTCAGAGCTGGa ACCCTGCTACATGGAAAAACTCAAGACACCTTTCTAAAG gagtTGAAGCAGAAGAATGGGGTAAATTTCTTCACACCAAAAACAAG cTTTACACAGATTTTGATGAAATTCGAcaagaaattgaaaatgaaactgaaagaatttcaggaaataaTAAG GGAGTAAGCCCTGAGCCAATCCATCTCAAGGTTTTCTCGCCCAACGTTGTCAACCTGACGCTTGTGGATTTACCAGGAATGACCAAA GTACCTGTAGGTGATCAGCCCAAGGATATTGAGCTTCAAATCAGAGAACTTATTCTTCGGTTCATCAGTAATCCCAATTCCATTATCCTTGCTGTCACTGCTGCAAATACAGATATGGCAACGTCAGAGGCACTTAAGATTTCCAGAGAGGTAGATCCAGATG GGCGCAGAACTCTAGCTGTAATCACCAAGCTTGATCTCATGGATGCGGGTACTGATGCCATGGATGTATTGATGGGAAGGGTTATTCCAGTCAAGCTTGGAATAATTGGAGTAGTTAACAG GAGCCAACTGGACATTAACAATAAGAAGAGTGTAACTGATTCAATCCGTGATGAGTATGCTTTTCTTCAAAAGAAGTACCCATCTCTGGCCAACAGAAATGGAACAAAGTATCTTGCTAGGACTCTGAATAG GTTACTTATGCATCATATCAGAGACTGTTTACCAGAGCTGAAAACAAGAATAAATGTCTTAGCTGCTCAGTATCAGTCTCTTCTAAATAGCTATGGTGAGCCCGTGGATGATAAAAGTGCTACTTTACTCCAGCTCATTACCAAGTTTGCCACAGAGTATTGTAACACTATTGAAGGAACGGCAAAGTACATTGAAACTTCTGAGCT ATGTGGTGGTGCTAGGATTTGTTATATTTTCCATGAGACTTTTGGGCGAACCTTAGAATCTGTTGATCCACTAGGTGGCCTTAACACTATTGACATCTTGACCGCCATTAGAAATGCTACT GGCCCCCGTCCAGCTTTATTTGTGCCTGAAGTTTCATTTGAGTTACTGGTCAAACGTCAGATTAAGCGTCTAGAGGAGCCCAGCCTCCGCTGTGTGGAGCTGGTCCACGAGGAAATGCAGAGGATCATTCAGCACTGTAGCAACTACAGCACACAG GAACTGTTACGGTTCCCTAAACTCCATGATGCCATAGTTGAAGTAGTGACTTGTCTTCTTCGTAAAAGGTTGCCCGTGACAAATGAAATG gTACATAACTTAGTGGCAATTGAGCTAGCATATATCAACACAAAACACCCCGACTTTGCTGATGCCTGTGGGCTAATGAACAATAACATAGAG gaacaaagaagaaacagactAGCAAGAGAACTACCTTCCGCTGTATCGCGAGacaag TTAATTCAGgacaacagaagagaaactaAAAAT GTTGCATCTGCAGGTGGTGGAATTGGAGATGGTGGTCGAATTGGAGATGGTGGTCAGGAACCGACAACAGGCAACTGGAGAGGAATGCTGAAAACTTCAAAAGCTGAAGAATTACTTGctgaagaaaaatcaaaaccaattCCAATTATGCCAGCAAGTCCACAAAAAGGCCATGCTGTCAATTTGCTAGATGTG CCAGTTCCAGTTGCACGAAAACTGTCTGCCCGAGAACAGCGAGATTGTGAGGTTATTGAAAGACTCATCAAATCATATTTTCTAATTGTCAGAAAGAATATTCAAGACAG CGTCCCAAAGGCAGTAATGCATTTTTTGGTTAATCATGTGAAAGATACTCTTCAGAGTGAATTAGTAGGGCAGCTGTATAAGTCATCCTTATTAGATGACCTTCTGACTGAATCCGAGGACATGGCACAGCGAAGAAAAGAAGCGGCTGACATGCTGAAG GCATTACAAGGAGCCAGTCAAATTATTGCTGAAATCCGAGAGACTCATCTTTGGTGA
- the Dnm1l gene encoding dynamin-1-like protein isoform X5 has translation MEALIPVINKLQDVFNTVGADIIQLPQIVVVGTQSSGKSSVLESLVGRDLLPRGTGVVTRRPLILQLVHVSPEDKRKTTGEENDPATWKNSRHLSKGVEAEEWGKFLHTKNKLYTDFDEIRQEIENETERISGNNKGVSPEPIHLKVFSPNVVNLTLVDLPGMTKVPVGDQPKDIELQIRELILRFISNPNSIILAVTAANTDMATSEALKISREVDPDGRRTLAVITKLDLMDAGTDAMDVLMGRVIPVKLGIIGVVNRSQLDINNKKSVTDSIRDEYAFLQKKYPSLANRNGTKYLARTLNRLLMHHIRDCLPELKTRINVLAAQYQSLLNSYGEPVDDKSATLLQLITKFATEYCNTIEGTAKYIETSELCGGARICYIFHETFGRTLESVDPLGGLNTIDILTAIRNATGPRPALFVPEVSFELLVKRQIKRLEEPSLRCVELVHEEMQRIIQHCSNYSTQELLRFPKLHDAIVEVVTCLLRKRLPVTNEMVHNLVAIELAYINTKHPDFADACGLMNNNIEEQRRNRLARELPSAVSRDKSSKVPSALAPASQEPSPAASAEADGKVASAGGGIGDGGRIGDGGQEPTTGNWRGMLKTSKAEELLAEEKSKPIPIMPASPQKGHAVNLLDVPVPVARKLSAREQRDCEVIERLIKSYFLIVRKNIQDSVPKAVMHFLVNHVKDTLQSELVGQLYKSSLLDDLLTESEDMAQRRKEAADMLKALQGASQIIAEIRETHLW, from the exons AGCAGTGGAAAGAGCTCAGTGCTGGAAAGCCTAGTGGGGAGGGACCTTCTTCCCAGAGGGACTGGTGTGGTCACCCGGAGACCTCTTATTCTGCAGCTGGTCCACGTTTCAccagaagataaaagaaaaacaacaggagaagaaaatg ACCCTGCTACATGGAAAAACTCAAGACACCTTTCTAAAG gagtTGAAGCAGAAGAATGGGGTAAATTTCTTCACACCAAAAACAAG cTTTACACAGATTTTGATGAAATTCGAcaagaaattgaaaatgaaactgaaagaatttcaggaaataaTAAG GGAGTAAGCCCTGAGCCAATCCATCTCAAGGTTTTCTCGCCCAACGTTGTCAACCTGACGCTTGTGGATTTACCAGGAATGACCAAA GTACCTGTAGGTGATCAGCCCAAGGATATTGAGCTTCAAATCAGAGAACTTATTCTTCGGTTCATCAGTAATCCCAATTCCATTATCCTTGCTGTCACTGCTGCAAATACAGATATGGCAACGTCAGAGGCACTTAAGATTTCCAGAGAGGTAGATCCAGATG GGCGCAGAACTCTAGCTGTAATCACCAAGCTTGATCTCATGGATGCGGGTACTGATGCCATGGATGTATTGATGGGAAGGGTTATTCCAGTCAAGCTTGGAATAATTGGAGTAGTTAACAG GAGCCAACTGGACATTAACAATAAGAAGAGTGTAACTGATTCAATCCGTGATGAGTATGCTTTTCTTCAAAAGAAGTACCCATCTCTGGCCAACAGAAATGGAACAAAGTATCTTGCTAGGACTCTGAATAG GTTACTTATGCATCATATCAGAGACTGTTTACCAGAGCTGAAAACAAGAATAAATGTCTTAGCTGCTCAGTATCAGTCTCTTCTAAATAGCTATGGTGAGCCCGTGGATGATAAAAGTGCTACTTTACTCCAGCTCATTACCAAGTTTGCCACAGAGTATTGTAACACTATTGAAGGAACGGCAAAGTACATTGAAACTTCTGAGCT ATGTGGTGGTGCTAGGATTTGTTATATTTTCCATGAGACTTTTGGGCGAACCTTAGAATCTGTTGATCCACTAGGTGGCCTTAACACTATTGACATCTTGACCGCCATTAGAAATGCTACT GGCCCCCGTCCAGCTTTATTTGTGCCTGAAGTTTCATTTGAGTTACTGGTCAAACGTCAGATTAAGCGTCTAGAGGAGCCCAGCCTCCGCTGTGTGGAGCTGGTCCACGAGGAAATGCAGAGGATCATTCAGCACTGTAGCAACTACAGCACACAG GAACTGTTACGGTTCCCTAAACTCCATGATGCCATAGTTGAAGTAGTGACTTGTCTTCTTCGTAAAAGGTTGCCCGTGACAAATGAAATG gTACATAACTTAGTGGCAATTGAGCTAGCATATATCAACACAAAACACCCCGACTTTGCTGATGCCTGTGGGCTAATGAACAATAACATAGAG gaacaaagaagaaacagactAGCAAGAGAACTACCTTCCGCTGTATCGCGAGacaag TCTTCTAAAGTTCCAAGTGCTTTGGCACCTGCCTCCCAGGAGCCCTCCCCTGCCGCTTCTGCCGAGGCTGATGGCAAG GTTGCATCTGCAGGTGGTGGAATTGGAGATGGTGGTCGAATTGGAGATGGTGGTCAGGAACCGACAACAGGCAACTGGAGAGGAATGCTGAAAACTTCAAAAGCTGAAGAATTACTTGctgaagaaaaatcaaaaccaattCCAATTATGCCAGCAAGTCCACAAAAAGGCCATGCTGTCAATTTGCTAGATGTG CCAGTTCCAGTTGCACGAAAACTGTCTGCCCGAGAACAGCGAGATTGTGAGGTTATTGAAAGACTCATCAAATCATATTTTCTAATTGTCAGAAAGAATATTCAAGACAG CGTCCCAAAGGCAGTAATGCATTTTTTGGTTAATCATGTGAAAGATACTCTTCAGAGTGAATTAGTAGGGCAGCTGTATAAGTCATCCTTATTAGATGACCTTCTGACTGAATCCGAGGACATGGCACAGCGAAGAAAAGAAGCGGCTGACATGCTGAAG GCATTACAAGGAGCCAGTCAAATTATTGCTGAAATCCGAGAGACTCATCTTTGGTGA
- the Dnm1l gene encoding dynamin-1-like protein isoform X9, whose protein sequence is MEALIPVINKLQDVFNTVGADIIQLPQIVVVGTQSSGKSSVLESLVGRDLLPRGTGVVTRRPLILQLVHVSPEDKRKTTGEENGVEAEEWGKFLHTKNKLYTDFDEIRQEIENETERISGNNKGVSPEPIHLKVFSPNVVNLTLVDLPGMTKVPVGDQPKDIELQIRELILRFISNPNSIILAVTAANTDMATSEALKISREVDPDGRRTLAVITKLDLMDAGTDAMDVLMGRVIPVKLGIIGVVNRSQLDINNKKSVTDSIRDEYAFLQKKYPSLANRNGTKYLARTLNRLLMHHIRDCLPELKTRINVLAAQYQSLLNSYGEPVDDKSATLLQLITKFATEYCNTIEGTAKYIETSELCGGARICYIFHETFGRTLESVDPLGGLNTIDILTAIRNATGPRPALFVPEVSFELLVKRQIKRLEEPSLRCVELVHEEMQRIIQHCSNYSTQELLRFPKLHDAIVEVVTCLLRKRLPVTNEMVHNLVAIELAYINTKHPDFADACGLMNNNIEEQRRNRLARELPSAVSRDKSSKVPSALAPASQEPSPAASAEADGKVASAGGGIGDGGRIGDGGQEPTTGNWRGMLKTSKAEELLAEEKSKPIPIMPASPQKGHAVNLLDVPVPVARKLSAREQRDCEVIERLIKSYFLIVRKNIQDSVPKAVMHFLVNHVKDTLQSELVGQLYKSSLLDDLLTESEDMAQRRKEAADMLKALQGASQIIAEIRETHLW, encoded by the exons AGCAGTGGAAAGAGCTCAGTGCTGGAAAGCCTAGTGGGGAGGGACCTTCTTCCCAGAGGGACTGGTGTGGTCACCCGGAGACCTCTTATTCTGCAGCTGGTCCACGTTTCAccagaagataaaagaaaaacaacaggagaagaaaatg gagtTGAAGCAGAAGAATGGGGTAAATTTCTTCACACCAAAAACAAG cTTTACACAGATTTTGATGAAATTCGAcaagaaattgaaaatgaaactgaaagaatttcaggaaataaTAAG GGAGTAAGCCCTGAGCCAATCCATCTCAAGGTTTTCTCGCCCAACGTTGTCAACCTGACGCTTGTGGATTTACCAGGAATGACCAAA GTACCTGTAGGTGATCAGCCCAAGGATATTGAGCTTCAAATCAGAGAACTTATTCTTCGGTTCATCAGTAATCCCAATTCCATTATCCTTGCTGTCACTGCTGCAAATACAGATATGGCAACGTCAGAGGCACTTAAGATTTCCAGAGAGGTAGATCCAGATG GGCGCAGAACTCTAGCTGTAATCACCAAGCTTGATCTCATGGATGCGGGTACTGATGCCATGGATGTATTGATGGGAAGGGTTATTCCAGTCAAGCTTGGAATAATTGGAGTAGTTAACAG GAGCCAACTGGACATTAACAATAAGAAGAGTGTAACTGATTCAATCCGTGATGAGTATGCTTTTCTTCAAAAGAAGTACCCATCTCTGGCCAACAGAAATGGAACAAAGTATCTTGCTAGGACTCTGAATAG GTTACTTATGCATCATATCAGAGACTGTTTACCAGAGCTGAAAACAAGAATAAATGTCTTAGCTGCTCAGTATCAGTCTCTTCTAAATAGCTATGGTGAGCCCGTGGATGATAAAAGTGCTACTTTACTCCAGCTCATTACCAAGTTTGCCACAGAGTATTGTAACACTATTGAAGGAACGGCAAAGTACATTGAAACTTCTGAGCT ATGTGGTGGTGCTAGGATTTGTTATATTTTCCATGAGACTTTTGGGCGAACCTTAGAATCTGTTGATCCACTAGGTGGCCTTAACACTATTGACATCTTGACCGCCATTAGAAATGCTACT GGCCCCCGTCCAGCTTTATTTGTGCCTGAAGTTTCATTTGAGTTACTGGTCAAACGTCAGATTAAGCGTCTAGAGGAGCCCAGCCTCCGCTGTGTGGAGCTGGTCCACGAGGAAATGCAGAGGATCATTCAGCACTGTAGCAACTACAGCACACAG GAACTGTTACGGTTCCCTAAACTCCATGATGCCATAGTTGAAGTAGTGACTTGTCTTCTTCGTAAAAGGTTGCCCGTGACAAATGAAATG gTACATAACTTAGTGGCAATTGAGCTAGCATATATCAACACAAAACACCCCGACTTTGCTGATGCCTGTGGGCTAATGAACAATAACATAGAG gaacaaagaagaaacagactAGCAAGAGAACTACCTTCCGCTGTATCGCGAGacaag TCTTCTAAAGTTCCAAGTGCTTTGGCACCTGCCTCCCAGGAGCCCTCCCCTGCCGCTTCTGCCGAGGCTGATGGCAAG GTTGCATCTGCAGGTGGTGGAATTGGAGATGGTGGTCGAATTGGAGATGGTGGTCAGGAACCGACAACAGGCAACTGGAGAGGAATGCTGAAAACTTCAAAAGCTGAAGAATTACTTGctgaagaaaaatcaaaaccaattCCAATTATGCCAGCAAGTCCACAAAAAGGCCATGCTGTCAATTTGCTAGATGTG CCAGTTCCAGTTGCACGAAAACTGTCTGCCCGAGAACAGCGAGATTGTGAGGTTATTGAAAGACTCATCAAATCATATTTTCTAATTGTCAGAAAGAATATTCAAGACAG CGTCCCAAAGGCAGTAATGCATTTTTTGGTTAATCATGTGAAAGATACTCTTCAGAGTGAATTAGTAGGGCAGCTGTATAAGTCATCCTTATTAGATGACCTTCTGACTGAATCCGAGGACATGGCACAGCGAAGAAAAGAAGCGGCTGACATGCTGAAG GCATTACAAGGAGCCAGTCAAATTATTGCTGAAATCCGAGAGACTCATCTTTGGTGA